Proteins from a genomic interval of Kitasatospora kifunensis:
- the scpA gene encoding methylmalonyl-CoA mutase: MIPDFTTIGLDGDKAPRATAEQWQAAWRQATGKDVAEQLWETPEGIGVKPLYTAEDLAGLDFLGTYPGIAPYLRGPYPTMYVNQPWTVRQYAGFSTAEESNAFYRRNLAAGQKGLSVAFDLPTHRGYDSDHPRVTGDVGMAGVAIDSIYDMRQLFDGIPLDKMSVSMTMNGAVLPVLALYIVAAEEQGVKPEQLAGTIQNDILKEFMVRNTYIYPPLPSMRIISDIFAYTSQKMPRYNSISISGYHIQEAGATADLELAYTLADGVEYLRAGLGAGLDVDAFAPRLSFFWAIGMNFFMEVAKLRAARLLWAKLVKQFDPSSPKSLSLRTHSQTSGWSLTAQDVFNNVTRTCVEAMAATQGHTQSLHTNALDEALALPTDFSARIARNTQLMLQQESGTCRVIDPWGGSAYVEKLTHDLARRAWQHIQEVEAAGGMAKAIDAGIPKLRVEEAAARTQARIDSGRQPVIGVNKYRVANDEQIDVLKVDNSSVRAQQIEKLRRLRAERDELACQDALNALTRSAEAGAGSSLDGNLLALAVNAARAKATVGEISDALEKVYGRHSGQIRTISGVYRDEAGASSTAVQRTRDLVEKFETAEGRRPRILVAKMGQDGHDRGQKVIATAFADLGFTVDVGPLFQTPAEVARQAVEADVHIVGVSSLAAGHLTLVPALRAELAEAGREDITIVVGGVIPPQDFEALYAAGAAAVFGPGTVIPDAAYDLLVSLAADLGHEL; this comes from the coding sequence ATGATCCCCGACTTCACCACCATCGGGCTCGACGGGGACAAGGCTCCCCGGGCCACCGCCGAGCAGTGGCAGGCCGCTTGGCGCCAGGCCACCGGCAAGGACGTCGCCGAGCAGCTCTGGGAGACCCCGGAGGGCATCGGGGTCAAGCCGCTCTACACCGCCGAGGACCTGGCGGGCCTGGACTTCCTGGGCACCTACCCGGGCATCGCGCCCTACCTGCGCGGCCCGTACCCGACGATGTACGTCAACCAGCCCTGGACGGTGCGCCAGTACGCGGGCTTCTCCACCGCCGAGGAGTCCAACGCGTTCTACCGCCGCAACCTGGCGGCCGGTCAGAAGGGCCTGTCGGTCGCCTTCGACCTGCCCACCCACCGCGGCTACGACAGCGACCACCCCCGGGTGACCGGCGACGTCGGCATGGCGGGCGTGGCGATCGACTCGATCTACGACATGCGCCAACTCTTCGACGGCATCCCGCTGGACAAGATGTCGGTGTCGATGACCATGAACGGCGCCGTACTGCCGGTGCTCGCGCTCTACATCGTGGCGGCCGAGGAGCAGGGGGTGAAGCCGGAGCAGCTCGCGGGGACCATCCAGAACGACATCCTCAAGGAGTTCATGGTCCGCAACACCTACATCTACCCGCCGCTGCCCTCGATGCGGATCATCTCCGACATCTTCGCGTACACCTCGCAGAAGATGCCGCGCTACAACTCGATCTCCATCTCCGGCTACCACATCCAGGAGGCCGGCGCGACGGCCGACCTGGAGCTCGCCTACACGCTGGCCGACGGCGTGGAGTACCTGCGGGCCGGGCTGGGAGCGGGACTTGACGTGGACGCCTTCGCGCCGCGGCTCTCCTTCTTCTGGGCGATCGGGATGAACTTCTTCATGGAGGTCGCCAAGCTGCGCGCGGCCCGGCTGCTCTGGGCCAAGCTGGTCAAGCAGTTCGACCCGTCGAGCCCCAAGTCGCTCTCGCTGCGCACCCATTCGCAGACCTCGGGCTGGTCGCTGACCGCCCAGGACGTCTTCAACAACGTCACCCGCACCTGTGTGGAGGCGATGGCCGCCACCCAGGGCCACACCCAGTCGCTGCACACCAACGCGCTGGACGAGGCACTCGCGCTGCCCACCGACTTCTCCGCCCGGATCGCCCGCAACACCCAGCTGATGCTCCAACAGGAGTCGGGCACCTGCCGGGTGATCGACCCGTGGGGCGGCAGCGCCTACGTCGAGAAGCTCACCCACGACCTGGCCCGGCGCGCCTGGCAGCACATCCAGGAGGTGGAGGCGGCCGGCGGCATGGCCAAGGCCATCGACGCGGGCATCCCCAAGCTGCGCGTGGAGGAGGCCGCCGCCCGCACCCAGGCCCGGATCGACTCGGGGCGTCAGCCGGTGATCGGCGTCAACAAGTACCGGGTGGCCAACGACGAGCAGATCGACGTGCTCAAGGTCGACAACTCCTCGGTGCGCGCCCAGCAGATCGAGAAGCTGCGCCGGCTGCGCGCCGAGCGCGACGAACTCGCCTGCCAGGACGCGCTGAACGCGCTGACCCGCTCCGCCGAGGCGGGCGCCGGCAGCTCGCTGGACGGCAACCTGCTGGCGCTCGCGGTGAACGCGGCCCGGGCCAAGGCCACCGTCGGCGAGATCTCGGACGCCCTGGAGAAGGTGTACGGGCGGCACTCCGGCCAGATCCGTACCATCTCCGGTGTGTACCGTGACGAAGCAGGAGCCTCCTCCACCGCCGTGCAGCGCACCCGCGACCTGGTCGAGAAGTTCGAGACCGCCGAAGGCCGTCGCCCGCGCATCCTGGTCGCCAAGATGGGCCAGGACGGCCACGACCGCGGCCAGAAGGTGATCGCCACCGCCTTCGCCGACCTCGGCTTCACGGTGGACGTCGGCCCGCTCTTCCAGACCCCGGCCGAGGTGGCCCGCCAGGCGGTGGAGGCCGACGTGCACATCGTCGGCGTCTCCTCGCTGGCGGCCGGACACCTGACCCTGGTCCCGGCGCTGCGCGCCGAGTTGGCCGAGGCGGGTCGCGAGGACATCACCATCGTGGTCGGCGGCGTGATCCCGCCGCAGGACTTCGAGGCGCTGTACGCGGCCGGCGCCGCGGCGGTCTTCGGACCCGGCACGGTGATCCCGGACGCCGCGTACGACCTGCTCGTCTCGCTCGCCGCCGACCTCGGCCACGAGCTGTAG